The genomic region CCGGATGTTCTTTCGTACCGACCTGGTCAATATGAATGCGGGCAGCTTCTCCACCAACGCGAGCGGCAGATATGACGAAAACTGGGGAACCTGTACGCTGGAGGATTGTAGCGGTAGCCGCAGCCAGTCGGACACCGGTGCCAGCGTCGCCGTTGGCTGGGCAAATGACACCTGGAGCTGGGATATCGGCACCACGCCGATGGGCTTCAACGTCGTTGATGTGGTGGGGGGCATTAGCTACAGCAGCGACATCGGACCATTGGGCTACACGCTGAATGCGCACCGGCGACCGATTTCCAGTTCTCTGCTGGCGTTTGGCGGTCAAAAAGATGCCACCAGTCATAACGGCGACAGTAATGAGGTCAACACCGGCACAAAATGGGGCGGCGTACGCGCGGACGGCGGTGGAGTCAGTCTTAGCTATGATAAAGGGGAGGCCAACGGCGTTTGGGCTTCGCTCAGCGGCGACCAGTTGACCGGTAAAAATGTGGCCGATAACTGGCGCGTGCGCTGGATGACCGGTTATTACTACAAAATCATCAATGAGAATAACCGTCGTGTCACCGTGGGTCTGAACAATATGATCTGGCACTACGATAAGGACCTGAGTGGCTACACCCTGGGCCAGGGCGGCTACTACAGCCCGCAGGAATATTTGTCCTTCGCGGTGCCGGTGCTCTGGCGTCAGCGCACTGAGAACTGGTCCTGGGAATTGGGCGGATCGGTGTCGTGGTCCCATTCGCGTACCAAAACGATGCCGCGCTATCCGCTGATGAATCTCATCCCGGCAGATTATCATCAGGCGGCTCGCGAGCAGACCAATGATGGCGGCAGCAGCCAGGGCTTTGGTTATACCGCGCGGGCGCTCATTGAGCGGCGCGTAACCTCCAACTGGTTTATCGGTACGGCGGTTGATATTCAGGAAGCGAAGGATTACACGCCGAGCCATTTCCTGCTTTACGTTCGTTATTCCGCAGCGGGATGGCAGGGAGATATGGATTTACCACCGCAGCCGTTGGTGCCTTACGCGGACTGGTGATGATACTGTGCCGGGTGAAGCAGTGCCGGATGGCGCTACGCTTATCCGGCCTACCAAAAGCGGTGCCGGATGAGGCGTTGTAGATTGGATAAGGCGTTGTAGGCCGGATAAGGCGTCCGCCGCCATCCGGCATTCAGCCATCCGGTACTTCGCTATTCGCTATCCGCGCTCAGCGCTTCAGAATAGTCCTTTTCAGATACGGCCTCTCTTAATGCCGCTGCGATCGGGTATACTCGGGCGGCAGTCTGGGATTTCCGGGGGGAGACAATATTGCGCGTTAGTCGCTCGTTAACAATTAAGCAGATGGCAATGGTTGCGGCTATTGTCATGGTGTTTGTTTTTATCTTTTGCACCGTTTTGCTGTTTCATCTGGTACAGCAGAACCGCTATAACACGGCTACGCAACTGGAAAGCATCGCGCGCTCCGTACGCGAACCCTTATCTGCCGCCATTCTGAAAGCAGATATTCCCGAAGCAGAATCCATTCTCGCCAGCATCAAACCTGCTGGCGTGGTCAGACGCGCGGATGTCGTCTTGCCAAACCAGTTCCAGGCGCTACGAATGAGCTTCATCCCCGAGCGCCCCGTGCCGGTGATGGTGACCCGGCTCTTTGAACTGCCGGTGCAAATCTCCCTGCCGGTCTATTCGCTCGAACGTCCTGCCAATCCCCAGCCGCTGGCCTATCTGGTGCTTCAGGCGGATTCGTTCCGCATGTACAAGTTTGTGATGAGTACGCTGTCTACGTTAGTGACCATTTACTTACTATTGTCGTTAATGCTGACGGTGGGGATTAGCTGGGGTGTAAACCGCCTGATTCTGCACCCGTTGCGTAAAATCGCCCGCGAATTAAACGATATTTCGCCACAGGATTTGATGGGGCATCAGCTCGCGCTGCCGCGCCTGCACCAGGATGATGAGATCGGCATGCTGGTACGTAGTTACAACCTCAATCAGCAGTTGGTAAAGCGCCACAGCGAGGAGCAAACGGACAGCGGCATGCGTTATCCGGTTTCCGAGTTACCGAACAAAGCGTTTCTGATGGAACTGCTGGAACAGGTAGTGGCGCGACAGCAAACCACCGCGCTCATGGTGATCACCTGTGAAACCCTGCGCGACACCGCTGGCGTGCTTAAAGAGGCGCAGCGGGAAATTTTGCTGCTTACGCTGGTCGATAAGCTGAAATCGGTGCTGTCGCCAAGAATGGTGCTCGCCCAGATCACTGGATATGACTTTGTGGTGATCGCGAACGGTGTGAAAGAGCCGTGGCACGCGATTACGTTAGGTCAGCAAGTACTCACTATTATTAATGAGCGATTGCCGGTTCAGGGGATACAGCTTCGCCCGAGCTGTAGCATCGGAGTGGCGATGTTCTATGGCGACCTCACCGCAGACCAGCTCTACAGTCGGGCGGTTTCTGCGGCGCTTTCGGCCCGTCACAAGGGCAAAAATCAGATTCAATTTTTCGACCCGGAACAGATGGAAGCCGCCCAGAAACGGCTGACCGAAGAGAGCGATATCCTGACGGCAATGGATAACCATCAGTTTGCCCTCTGGTTGCAGCCTCAGGTGGAGATCGGCAGCGGCAAGGTTGTTAGCGCGGAAGCGTTGCTGCGCAAGCAGCAGGCGGATGGCAGTTGGGAACTGCCGGAAGGGCTGATCGACCGAATCGAATCCTGTGGATTAATGGTCACCGTGGGACACTGGGTACTTGAAGAGTCGTGCCGTCTGCTCGCTGCATGGCAGTCACAGGGAATCATGCTGCCGCTATCGGTAAATCTGTCGGCATTGCAGCTGATGCACCCGGATATGGTGGCAGACATGCTGGAGTTATTAAACCGTTACCGCATCCAGCCGGGGACCCTGATTCTGGAAGTCACCGAAAGTCGGCATATCGACGACCCGAACGCCGCCGTAGCCATTCTACGCCCGCTACGGAATGCGGGGGTGCGAATTGCGCTGGATGATTTCGGTATGGGCTATGCGGGACTGCGTCAGCTCCAGCATATGAAATCTTTGCCGATCGATATCCTGAAAATCGACAAAATGTTCGTTGAAGGGCTACCAGAGGATAACAGCATGATCTCAGCCATTATCCTGCTGGCGCGTAGCCTGAATTTGCAGATGGTTGCCGAAGGCGTGGAGACGCAAGCGCAGCGTGAATGGCTGGCGCAGGCGGGTGTCGAAATCGCACAGGGCTTCCTTTTTGGCCGCGCTGTTCCCTCAGAAATGTTTGAAAAAGACCATTTAGGTCACAGCTAAACTGATAACAAAACTTTAAAAAGGTCCGGCTTGTGCGAGCCAGTTCAAACTTTTTAACATTTTTGTTTCAATAATGATCCAGTCGCATTTCTGTCATGTTGTCCGGGTGTTATTTTAAGGCCGCAGGTTAACCATAACCTTACAAGACCTGTGGTTTTTACTTCAAGGACACCCTATGAAAACCTCTCTGTTCAAAAGCCTTTACTTTCAGGTCCTGACAGCAATCGCCATTGGTATCCTCCTTGGCCATTTCTACCCTGAATTAGGCACACAAATGAAACCGCTTGGCGACGCGTTCGTTAAGCTGATTAAGATGATCATCGCGCCTGTCATCTTCTGTACTGTCGTAACCGGCATTGCAGGCATGGAAAGCATGAAGGCCGTGGGTCGTACAGGGGCGGTCGCGCTGCTGTACTTCGAGATCGTCAGTACCATCGCGCTGATCATTGGTCTGATCATCGTCAACGTTGTGCAGCCAGGCGCCGGGATGAACGTCGATCCGTCCACGCTGGATGCGCAGGCCGTGGCGGTTTACGCCGCGCAGGCGAAAGATCAGGGCATTATTCCCTTCCTGATGGATATCATACCGGGCAGCGTCATCGGCGCTTTCGCCAGCGGTAACATCCTCCAGGTTCTGCTGTTCGCGGTACTGTTTGGCTTTGCACTGCATCGTCTGGGCAGCAAAGGGCAGTTGATTTTCAACGTGATTGAAAGCTTCTCGCAGGTCATTTTTGGCATCATCAATATGATCATGCGTCTGGCGCCCATTGGCGCGTTCGGGGCGATGGCCTTTACGATCGGCAAATACGGCGTTGGTACGCTGGTCCAGTTGGGACAGTTGATTATCTGCTTCTACATCACCTGTATTCTGTTTGTGGTGGTGGTGCTGGGGTCGATTGCCCGCGCAACGGGCTTCAGCATCTTCAAATTTATCCGCTACATCCGTGAAGAATTGCTGATTGTTCTGGGGACTTCCTCCTCTGAGTCTGCGCTGCCGCGTATGCTCGATAAGATGGAAAAGCTGGGCTGCCGTAAATCAGTGGTTGGGCTGGTTATCCCCACCGGGTATTCCTTCAACCTTGATGGAACGTCGATATACCTGACGATGGCGGCGGTGTTTATCGCCCAGGCGACCAACAGCCATATGGATATTTTCCATCAGATAACGCTGCTGGTTGTGCTGTTGCTCTCCTCGAAAGGGGCGGCAGGGGTCACCGGAAGCGGCTTTATCGTCCTGGCCGCGACAATATCTGCGGTAGGACACCTGCCGGTTGCCGGTCTGGCGTTGATCCTCGGTATCGACCGCTTTATGTCTGAAGCGCGTGCGCTGACAAACCTGGTCGGTAACGGTGTTGCGACCGTCGTGGTGGCGAAGTGGGTGAAAGAGTTGGATCACAAAAAGCTGGACGACGTGCTGAATAATCGTGCTCCGGACGGCAAAACGCACGAAATTTCCTCATAATTTCAACACATATGACCGCAGTCCCTTGTGGGGCTGCGGGCTCCTGCGCATAATTACCCCCTGTACCCGAATCCTTCAATGTGAAGACTTGGGTTTATTTCACTTCTTCCGTGACATTTTCTGATTCTTGCGGTCTAACACGAAGTGTTTTTAACGTCATATTAGATAGCCCTTTTGCGGCTGTCTTTTTATTACCAGGAATGTTGATCAGGGGTTCACATGCAGGGCACAAAAATTCGACTTGTCGCGGGCGGTTTGCTGATGCTGGCCACAGTTGGCTATGTTCAGGCAGACGCGCTCCAGCCTGACCCGGCATGGCAACAGGGGACGCTGGCTAATGGCTTACGGTGGCAAGTGTTAGCCACCCCACAGCGCCCAAGTGACCGTATCGAGGTCCGTTTGCTGGTTGATACCGGTTCGCTCACCGAAAGTACCCAGCAGAGCGGTTTCAGTCATGCCATTCCCCGTATTGCATTAACCCAGAGCGGCGGCCTTGACGCCACCCAGGCGCGTTCACTCTGGCAGCAGGGCTTCGACCCTAAACATCCGATGCCGCCGGTGACCGTCACTTACGACTCCACGCAGTACAATCTCAGCTTACCTAATAACCGTAACGACCTGCTGAAAGAGTCGCTGAACTTTCTGGCGAACGCCATGGGCAACCTGACGATTACCCCGGAAACCGTGAACCATGCGCTCAGTAGTGAGGACATGGTGACGACGCTGCCCGTGGATACCAAAGAAGGCTGGTGGCGTTACCGTCTGAAGGGATCGGCGCTGCTGGGGCACGATCCTGCCGAGCCGATTAAAATGCCGGTTGATGCGGCAAAAATTCACGAGTTCTACCAGAAATGGTACACCCCAGACGCCATGACGCTGATTATTGTCGGCAACGTTGATGCGCGGTCCGTAGCTGAGCAAATCAACAAAACGTTTGGTGAGTTGAAGGGGAAACGCGAAACGCCGGCACCGGTCCCGACGCTTTCACCACTGCGTGCTGAAGCGGTGAGTATCATGACCGACGCGGTGCGTCAGGATCGCCTTTCCCTGATGTGGGATGCACCCTGGCAGCCGATCCGCGAGTCCTCAGCGCTGT from Citrobacter sp. RHB25-C09 harbors:
- the hmsP gene encoding biofilm formation regulator HmsP yields the protein MRVSRSLTIKQMAMVAAIVMVFVFIFCTVLLFHLVQQNRYNTATQLESIARSVREPLSAAILKADIPEAESILASIKPAGVVRRADVVLPNQFQALRMSFIPERPVPVMVTRLFELPVQISLPVYSLERPANPQPLAYLVLQADSFRMYKFVMSTLSTLVTIYLLLSLMLTVGISWGVNRLILHPLRKIARELNDISPQDLMGHQLALPRLHQDDEIGMLVRSYNLNQQLVKRHSEEQTDSGMRYPVSELPNKAFLMELLEQVVARQQTTALMVITCETLRDTAGVLKEAQREILLLTLVDKLKSVLSPRMVLAQITGYDFVVIANGVKEPWHAITLGQQVLTIINERLPVQGIQLRPSCSIGVAMFYGDLTADQLYSRAVSAALSARHKGKNQIQFFDPEQMEAAQKRLTEESDILTAMDNHQFALWLQPQVEIGSGKVVSAEALLRKQQADGSWELPEGLIDRIESCGLMVTVGHWVLEESCRLLAAWQSQGIMLPLSVNLSALQLMHPDMVADMLELLNRYRIQPGTLILEVTESRHIDDPNAAVAILRPLRNAGVRIALDDFGMGYAGLRQLQHMKSLPIDILKIDKMFVEGLPEDNSMISAIILLARSLNLQMVAEGVETQAQREWLAQAGVEIAQGFLFGRAVPSEMFEKDHLGHS
- the dctA gene encoding C4-dicarboxylate transporter DctC, which encodes MKTSLFKSLYFQVLTAIAIGILLGHFYPELGTQMKPLGDAFVKLIKMIIAPVIFCTVVTGIAGMESMKAVGRTGAVALLYFEIVSTIALIIGLIIVNVVQPGAGMNVDPSTLDAQAVAVYAAQAKDQGIIPFLMDIIPGSVIGAFASGNILQVLLFAVLFGFALHRLGSKGQLIFNVIESFSQVIFGIINMIMRLAPIGAFGAMAFTIGKYGVGTLVQLGQLIICFYITCILFVVVVLGSIARATGFSIFKFIRYIREELLIVLGTSSSESALPRMLDKMEKLGCRKSVVGLVIPTGYSFNLDGTSIYLTMAAVFIAQATNSHMDIFHQITLLVVLLLSSKGAAGVTGSGFIVLAATISAVGHLPVAGLALILGIDRFMSEARALTNLVGNGVATVVVAKWVKELDHKKLDDVLNNRAPDGKTHEISS
- a CDS encoding pitrilysin family protein; amino-acid sequence: MQGTKIRLVAGGLLMLATVGYVQADALQPDPAWQQGTLANGLRWQVLATPQRPSDRIEVRLLVDTGSLTESTQQSGFSHAIPRIALTQSGGLDATQARSLWQQGFDPKHPMPPVTVTYDSTQYNLSLPNNRNDLLKESLNFLANAMGNLTITPETVNHALSSEDMVTTLPVDTKEGWWRYRLKGSALLGHDPAEPIKMPVDAAKIHEFYQKWYTPDAMTLIIVGNVDARSVAEQINKTFGELKGKRETPAPVPTLSPLRAEAVSIMTDAVRQDRLSLMWDAPWQPIRESSALLRYWRADLAREALFWHVQQTLSKNNTKDIGLGFDCRVLFLRAQCAINIESPNDKINANLSTVARELANVRDNGLSEEEFNALVAQKKLELQKLFATYARTSTDILIGQRLRSLQNQVVDIAPEQYQRLRQDFLNGLTVEMMNQSLRQQLSQDMALILLQPKGEPEFNMKELQETWDKIMSPVVAAAASGETDESHPEVTDIPAAQ